A stretch of Schistocerca americana isolate TAMUIC-IGC-003095 chromosome 3, iqSchAmer2.1, whole genome shotgun sequence DNA encodes these proteins:
- the LOC124606704 gene encoding copper homeostasis protein cutC homolog — protein sequence MEVCVDNVESAVNAAAGGASRLELCSALSEGGLTPTKGLLTIIKRLISIPVFVMLRPRKGSDFVFSADELEAIYTDALVLREAGADGFVFGALTRRGDVDIAACRRVLEIASDKPVTFHRAFDVTCEPYGALETIIDLGFSRLLTSGQASSAEKGLELIKELILRARNRIIVMPGAGITIKNLPVILNETKAREFHGSARIPKQLVLRKINCSMASDDDSAMLVTSTDVVREMVIIFSSYA from the coding sequence ATGGAGGTTTGCGTAGACAACGTGGAGTCAGCAGTGAATGCAGCTGCTGGAGGCGCATCACGTCTAGAACTGTGCAGTGCACTAAGTGAAGGAGGGCTGACACCAACAAAAGGCTTATTGACGATCATAAAAAGATTGATTTCAATTCCAGTTTTTGTTATGCTGAGACCAAGAAAAGGTTCAGATTTTGTTTTCTCCGCCGACGAACTGGAGGCAATATATACGGATGCATTAGTGTTAAGAGAAGCAGGCGCAGATGGTTTCGTGTTCGGTGCTCTTACCCGTAGAGGCGACGTTGATATAGCAGCGTGTAGGCGTGTACTTGAAATTGCGTCCGATAAACCCGTGACCTTCCACAGAGCATTTGATGTAACATGCGAGCCATATGGGGCGCTGGAAACGATCATAGACCTTGGCTTCTCGAGATTACTAACAAGCGGCCAAGCATCGTCGGCAGAAAAAGGATTGGAACTTATTAAGGAACTTATACTAAGGGCAAGAAACAGAATTATTGTCATGCCAGGAGCaggaataacaataaaaaatttgcCAGTAATACTAAATGAAACCAAAGCGAGAGAATTTCATGGCTCTGCACGCATTCCGAAACAAttagttttgagaaaaattaatTGTTCAATGGCGTCTGATGATGATTCTGCGATGCTTGTTACAAGTACTGATGTGGTCAGAGAAATGGTTATCATATTTTCATCATATGCATGA
- the LOC124606115 gene encoding uncharacterized protein LOC124606115 has product MYDPKTGILLTAPLDRRRLRKDAIPSKLPGCPSYLSSHQIAVREDPEIRRGRLENRALQIAIQESVDTHAKMIDAISFDSLEQMKTKLSECEKHSDWVVINKSDSVSLVLLKHNPYPRIFCHVVISSGLLLSVFNNDIEVKCIGNMKFPMKVNNIQVVSDVLKNIYLLYNSSEAPVDNILSLIDQLLQNFLEKLPGNETKITFLKEQISFLKCRSSTQFRYDTNSMIMWSLVHSISPHAYKFLRNTDSFSMPSPNTLSRLCSKLSTNPVIERQGHQFMSYITNKVGTLSSDDKTVLLLMDEIHLKSQLDYKAGNVVGCAFNTEKFLCATSAYVPRWR; this is encoded by the exons ATGTATGACCCGAAAACTGGTATCCTCTTGACAGCACCGTTGGATCGTCGACGCTTGAGAAAAG ATGCAATCCCATCGAAGTTGCCTGGATGTCCATCTTACTTGTCGAGTCATCAAATTGCAGTACGAGAGGATCCAGAAATTCGTAGGGGGCGTTTAGAAAAtcgtgctcttcaaattgctatccAAGAAAGTGTGGACACACATGCGAAAATGATTGATGCGATATCGTTCGATAGTttagaacaaatgaaaacaaagttgagtgaatgtgaaaagcacagtgactgggtaGTGATAAACAAATCTGACAGTGTGAGCCTAGTGTTACTAAAGCATAATCCTTACCCAAGAATTTTTTGCCACGTAGTTATAAGCAGTGGTTTATTACTCAGTGTCTTCAATAATGATATTGAAGTGAAATGTATTGGAAACATGAAATTTCCCATGAAAGTAAACAACATACAGGTGGTAAGTGATGTTCTtaagaacatttatcttctgtataatagttctgaggctcctgtagataacattttgtctttaattgaCCAGTTATTGCAAAATTTTTTAGAAAAGTTACCAGGAaacgaaactaaaattacatttttgaaggaacagatttcattttTGAAGTGCAGAAGTTCAACTCAATTTAGGTATGATACTAACTCTATGATAATGTGGTCATTAGTACATTCTATAAGCCCACATGCTTACAAATTTTTGAGGAACACTGACAGTTTTTCTATGCCTAGTCCTAACACCCTTTCAAGGCTTTGTAGTAAACTCTCAACAAATCCTGTCATTGAGCGACAGGGTCATCAGTTTATGAGCTACATCACAAATAAAGTAGGTACTTTATCCTCAGATGATAAAACTGTGCTCCTGTTGATGGATGAAATTCATCTGAAGTCTCAGCTTGATTACAAAGCTGGAAATGTTGTAGGATGTGCctttaacactgaaaaatttttgtgTGCAACCAGCGCCTATGTTCCTAGGTGGCGTTGA